A genomic region of Zea mays cultivar B73 chromosome 6, Zm-B73-REFERENCE-NAM-5.0, whole genome shotgun sequence contains the following coding sequences:
- the LOC100280759 gene encoding sm protein isoform X1: MEEGAPGPSQAIPDSGDTYRNSSTAPVGSSSPSVAKLRKLLFRRMLIGVNDGRYFHGLFHCIDKQGNIILQDAVEYRSARHCSPPTEQRCLGLILIPAACRSSCQVDCSVEEKMSLLCFE, encoded by the coding sequence ATGGAAGAAGGAGCACCAGGGCCGTCGCAAGCCATCCCGGATTCTGGAGACACGTACCGCAACAGCTCCACCGCGCCCGTGGGCAGCAGCTCACCGTCTGTCGCGAAGCTCCGGAAGCTGCTGTTCCGGCGGATGCTCATCGGCGTCAACGACGGCCGCTACTTCCACGGCCTGTTCCACTGCATCGACAAGCAGGGCAACATCATCCTCCAGGACGCCGTAGAGTACCGCAGCGCCCGCCACTGCTCGCCTCCGACGGAGCAGCGGTGCCTGGGGCTCATCCTGATCCCGGCCGCCTGCCGGTCGTCGTGCCAGGTCGATTGCTCCGTTGAAGAGAAGATGTCGCTCCTGTGTTTTGAGTGA
- the LOC100501641 gene encoding Geranylgeranyl transferase type-2 subunit alpha 1 — MHGRPRRPAKPEDDEAASAKAAKLRDLQAQVLHNHHARTYTKESIGLSFKLLETNPEAYTAWNYRKLALQHNVKELSDPQAIKSAIDDELRVAEVALRQNPKSYGAWYHRKWLLNQKLAPVDFKYELGLLDKLLKVDARNFHGWNYRRFLARFMGLPDDEELKYTMDKISDNFSNYSAWHNRSILLSNLLIQQSKGFESKQKIFSEEFELVTQALFTDPSDQSGWFYHLWLLAQTSSPDNPQLIASWPSNAAKLSFSFIKEKAEQHTLSSVWSRTVPIVLYFNEPVKGLNHSSVNLKSDLEFGKDIQWRPLTMADSGYSKCWATYLQITNECSSLQEYSVEMSIPCSDDIVSRSGSNYNCPVHFTFYIELISNNAAQGLDTFDKPVAWNCSDSFQSHGNRDPIPLDLLNITSALVEHDSDWHFERLSEEIDLFRELADDNSKFGKLTLARLLLACAAIKSRGRSLIERKGYCEEALGLFTDLIHLDPSHKQYYEDERSLALMDKLTCDMETFTKHCSVQVQPNSAPLHHVQFRRLSVTRIGFAERLLWVQMLDLSHNSLRSVEGLEALQRLVFLNISNNQISSFTALEPLTKIISLKVLDLSFNEIGAHSIDTARYICPSPFSHKTEASEAFEEYQEVNNINVTEYWDAILFFRSLKLAQLDIRGNAVASKDGFRTLVVTLIPCLKWFDGEGVS; from the exons ATGCACGGCCGGCCGCGGCGCCCGGCCAAGCCTGAGGACGACGAGGCGGCGTCAGCGAAAGCCGCCAAGCTCCGGGACCTCCAGGCCCAGGTCCTGCACAATCACCATGCCCGCAC GTACACAAAGGAGTCAATTGGGCTGAGCTTCAAGCTGCTCGAGACAAATCCAGAGGCCTACACGGCATGGAACTACCGGAAGCTTGCGTTGCAGCACAATGTCAAGGAGCTTTCTGACCCACAGGCCATCAAGTCTGCTATTGATGATGAGCTGAGAGTG GCTGAGGTTGCTTTAAGGCAGAACCCAAAGTCCTATGGGGCTTGGTATCACCGGAAGTGGTTGCTAAACCAAAAGCTAGCGCCTGTGGATTTCAAATATGAGCTTGGCCTCTTGGATAAACTGTTAAAGGTGGACGCCAGGAATTTCCATGGATGGAATTACCGAAG GTTCCTTGCGAGATTCATGGGTTTGCCAGATGATGAGGAGCTTAAGTATACGATGGATAAAATCAGTGACAACTTCAGTAATTACTCAGCATGGCATAATCGTAG TATACTTCTGTCCAACCTACTAATCCAGCAGAGCAAAGGTTTTGAGTCAAAGCAGAAGATTTTTTCCGAGGAGTTTGAACTTGTTACTCAAGCTCTTTTTACAGATCCAAGTGACCAAAGTGGATGGTTCTATCACCTCTGGCTTTTAGCTCAAACATCTAGTCCAGATAACCCACAGCTGATTGCTTCATGGCCTTCTAATGCTGCAAAGCTCAGTTTCTCTTTTATCAAGGAAAAGGCTGAGCAGCACACACTGTCATCCGTCTGGTCAAGGACTGTACCCATTGTTCTTTATTTTAATGAGCCTGTCAAAGGATTAAATCATTCAAGTGTGAACTTAAAGTCTGATTTGGAGTTCGGTAAGGATATCCAATGGAGGCCCCTCACAATGGCAGACTCTGGGTACTCTAAATGTTGGGCCACATATCTTCAAATTACAAATGAATGTAGCAGTTTGCAGGAATATTCTGTTGAAATGAGCATACCCTGCTCGGATGACATTGTGTCTAGAAGTGGCTCTAACTACAACTGTCCTGtgcattttacattttacattgaACTGATCAGCAACAACGCAGCCCAGGGTTTAGATACGTTTGATAAGCCAGTTGCCTGGAATTGCTCAGACTCATTCCAGTCTCATGGAAACCGTGATCCTATCCCTTTGGATCTGCTAAACATTACTAGTGCCTTGGTCGAACATGACTCAGATTGGCATTTTGAAAGGCTGTCTGAGGAGATAGATCTTTTCAGAGAGTTAGCTGATGACAATAG CAAGTTTGGGAAGTTGACATTAGCCCGGCTATTGCTTGCTTGTGCTGCTATAAAATCCCGTGGAAGATCTCTAATTGAAAGGAAGGGATACTGTGAAGAGGCACTGGGGCTCTTCACTGACTTGATTCACCTGGATCCATCTCATAAGCAGTACTATGAGGATGAACGGAGCTTAGCCCTGATGGATAAG TTAACATGTGACATGGAGACTTTCACGAAGCATTGTTCTGTTCAGGTTCAACCAAATTCAGCTCCCCTGCATCATGTGCAGTTTCGCAGATTGTCTGTAACACGCATCGGATTTGCTGAGCGCCTGTTGTGGGTTCAAATGCTGGACCTAAGCCATAATAGTCTTAGATCAGTCGAAG GTTTGGAGGCTTTGCAGCGCCTTGTGTTCTTGAACATCAGCAACAACCAGATCAGTAGTTTCACAGCACTTGAACCCCTTACGAAGATAATCTCACTGAAAGTTCTGGATTTGTCGTTCAACGAGATTGGAGCTCACTCAATTGACACAGCACGGTATATCTGCCCGTCTCCGTTCTCACACAAAACTGAAGCaagtgaagcttttgaagagtacCAGGAGGTAAATAATATCAACGTGACGGAATACTGGGACGCCATATTGTTCTTCAGATCTTTGAAGCTGGCACAGCTTGATATCAGAGGAAATGCAGTTGCCAGCAAGGACGGCTTCAGAACTCTTGTCGTGACGCTCATTCCTTGTCTAAAATGGTTTGATGGTGAAGGTGTCAGTTAA